In Sporichthyaceae bacterium, a single window of DNA contains:
- the hutH gene encoding histidine ammonia-lyase, with product MPEAIQIDGRALPIARVVAVARDEAAVALTAEALSAIAATRARVEELAASDTPVYGISTGFGALATRHIPPADRVALQRSLIRSHAAGSGPEVEREVVRALMLLRLRTLATGRTGVRPETALALAGLLNAGLTPVVPEYGSLGCSGDLAPLAHVALALTGEGTVRDAAEDLFPADEALAAAGLNPITLAEKEGLALINGTDGMLGMLALACHDLLGLLRHADLAAAMSTEALLGTDRVFADDLSALRPHPGQAASAANLSDLLVGSPIVASHAGAEDARVQDAYSLRCAPAVHGAARDTLDHARAVAERELAAAIDNPVVLPDGRVESNGNFHGAPVGYALDFLAIAVADVASMSERRTDRMLDRNRSAGLPAFLAHDPGVDSGYMIAQYTQAGIVAELKRLAVPASVDSIPSSAMQEDHVSMGWAAGRKLRRGLDGMTRVVAIELLTAARALDLRAPLSPAPRTGAARDALRRVVPGPGPDRYLAADIEAAVTAVRRGTLLAVVGELQ from the coding sequence GTGCCGGAGGCCATCCAGATCGATGGGCGGGCACTGCCGATCGCCCGGGTGGTGGCCGTCGCCCGGGACGAGGCCGCCGTCGCCCTCACCGCCGAGGCGTTGAGTGCGATCGCGGCGACGCGTGCCCGGGTTGAGGAACTGGCCGCTTCCGACACCCCCGTCTACGGCATCTCCACCGGCTTCGGCGCGCTGGCCACCCGGCACATCCCGCCTGCCGACCGGGTCGCGCTGCAACGCAGCCTGATCCGTTCGCACGCCGCGGGCAGTGGGCCGGAGGTGGAACGGGAGGTGGTGCGCGCGCTGATGCTGCTCCGGCTGCGCACCCTGGCCACCGGCCGGACCGGCGTGCGCCCGGAGACCGCGCTGGCGTTGGCCGGGTTGCTGAACGCCGGGCTCACCCCGGTGGTCCCGGAGTACGGCAGCCTGGGCTGCTCCGGGGACCTCGCCCCGCTCGCCCACGTCGCGCTCGCGCTCACCGGTGAGGGCACCGTGCGCGACGCAGCCGAGGACCTCTTCCCTGCCGACGAGGCGCTGGCCGCGGCCGGCCTGAACCCGATCACGCTGGCCGAGAAGGAAGGCCTGGCGCTGATCAACGGCACCGACGGGATGCTCGGCATGCTCGCGTTGGCCTGCCACGACCTGCTCGGGTTGCTGCGCCACGCGGACCTGGCCGCCGCGATGAGCACCGAGGCCCTGCTCGGCACCGACCGGGTGTTCGCCGACGACCTGTCCGCGCTGCGCCCGCACCCCGGTCAGGCCGCGTCCGCAGCCAACCTGTCCGACCTGCTCGTCGGCTCGCCGATCGTGGCCTCGCACGCCGGCGCCGAGGACGCCCGGGTGCAGGACGCGTACTCGCTGCGCTGCGCGCCCGCGGTGCACGGGGCGGCCCGGGACACCCTGGACCACGCGCGCGCCGTCGCCGAGCGGGAATTGGCCGCGGCCATCGACAATCCGGTGGTGCTGCCGGACGGCCGTGTCGAGTCCAACGGCAACTTCCACGGCGCCCCGGTCGGCTACGCGCTGGACTTCCTGGCGATCGCGGTCGCCGACGTGGCCTCGATGTCCGAGCGCCGTACCGACCGGATGCTGGACCGCAACCGCTCCGCCGGCCTGCCCGCGTTCCTCGCCCACGATCCCGGCGTGGATTCCGGGTACATGATCGCCCAGTACACGCAGGCCGGGATCGTCGCCGAACTCAAACGGCTGGCGGTGCCCGCGAGCGTCGACTCGATTCCGTCCTCGGCGATGCAGGAGGACCATGTGTCGATGGGGTGGGCGGCGGGCCGCAAACTGCGCCGCGGGCTGGACGGGATGACCCGGGTGGTGGCCATCGAGTTGCTGACCGCCGCCCGTGCGCTGGACCTGCGCGCGCCGTTGTCACCCGCCCCGCGCACCGGCGCCGCCCGCGACGCGCTGCGCCGGGTGGTGCCCGGCCCCGGCCCGGACCGCTACCTGGCCGCGGACATCGAGGCGGCGGTAACCGCGGTGCGCCGGGGCACCCTGCTGGCCGTGGTGGGGGAGCTGCAGTGA
- a CDS encoding ATP-binding protein, whose product MRQNAAPPDCDYLLEHLSADSVVVFAVDSDDLFVAACAPRDARIAESLRIPLGFGVTGQVARDGRPVRIVRDSPRNLTHRRLVGMGPADAISRICAPIPGLYGEIVGVLAAYRSAARPFTEDELNRAIELAAPLGLRMHTEQLWQAVGRHRAERDRLIAAAISAQEDERRRIAFDLHDGVITVLASLAFHLNAADLAVRDLGAAAVAQTQIAAAQQLADLAYHQTRAAISGLHSLVLEDLGLVAALESLIQSSTPAAGTEVELLTDPPAMLGEVPAHAAAALYRMAQEALSNAIRHAGAARIVVSLRRAGDALVLGCTDDGQGFALQEARTTRTKPEDPTRQHFGLSSIEQRAALLGAELRLESSPGRGTRVFVELPVD is encoded by the coding sequence GTGCGTCAGAACGCAGCCCCGCCTGACTGTGACTACCTGCTGGAGCATCTGTCCGCGGACAGCGTCGTGGTTTTCGCGGTGGACAGCGATGACCTGTTCGTCGCGGCCTGCGCACCCCGTGACGCGCGGATCGCGGAATCCCTGCGGATCCCGCTGGGTTTCGGCGTGACCGGTCAAGTGGCCCGAGACGGTCGACCGGTGCGCATAGTGCGGGACTCGCCGCGGAACCTGACTCATCGCCGCCTGGTGGGCATGGGGCCGGCCGACGCCATCAGCCGCATCTGCGCGCCCATCCCGGGACTGTATGGGGAAATCGTCGGTGTCCTCGCCGCCTACCGAAGTGCCGCGCGGCCGTTCACCGAGGACGAACTGAACCGGGCCATCGAACTGGCCGCACCGCTGGGCCTGCGCATGCACACCGAGCAGCTGTGGCAGGCCGTCGGGCGGCATCGCGCCGAACGCGATCGGCTGATCGCGGCGGCCATCTCTGCCCAGGAGGACGAACGCCGTCGGATCGCCTTCGACCTACACGACGGCGTGATCACGGTGCTTGCCTCGTTGGCCTTCCACCTCAACGCGGCGGATCTGGCGGTGCGGGATCTCGGGGCCGCCGCAGTGGCCCAGACGCAGATCGCGGCTGCCCAGCAGTTGGCCGACCTGGCCTATCACCAGACCCGGGCGGCCATCTCCGGACTGCACAGCCTGGTGCTGGAAGATCTCGGTCTGGTGGCCGCGCTGGAATCCCTGATCCAGTCCTCGACCCCGGCCGCCGGCACCGAGGTGGAACTGCTCACCGACCCGCCCGCGATGCTGGGCGAGGTCCCGGCACACGCCGCCGCCGCGCTGTACCGCATGGCGCAGGAGGCACTGAGCAACGCAATCCGGCACGCCGGCGCGGCACGCATCGTGGTGTCGCTGCGACGAGCGGGCGACGCGCTCGTGCTGGGCTGCACCGACGACGGCCAGGGGTTCGCGCTGCAGGAGGCGCGCACCACCCGGACAAAGCCCGAGGACCCGACCCGGCAGCACTTCGGGTTGTCCTCGATCGAGCAACGCGCCGCGCTGCTGGGCGCCGAACTGCGGTTGGAGAGCTCACCGGGACGCGGCACCCGGGTGTTCGTCGAACTTCCGGTGGACTGA
- the dcd gene encoding dCTP deaminase encodes MLLSDRDIHDQIKNNRVVLDPFDAAMIQPSSVDVRLDRYFRVFENHRYPHIDPADEQPELTRMVEPAADEPFILHPGEFVLASTYECVTLPDDIAARLEGKSSLGRLGLLTHSTAGFIDPGFTGHVTLELSNVATLPIKLWPGMKIGQLCFFQLSSPSEHPYGSAKHGSRYQGQRGPTASRSFQNFHRTEV; translated from the coding sequence ATGCTGCTCTCCGATCGCGACATCCACGACCAGATCAAGAACAACCGGGTGGTGCTGGATCCGTTCGACGCAGCGATGATCCAGCCGTCCAGCGTGGATGTCCGTCTCGACCGCTACTTCAGGGTGTTCGAGAACCACCGCTACCCGCACATCGACCCGGCCGATGAGCAGCCCGAGCTGACCCGCATGGTGGAGCCCGCCGCCGACGAGCCGTTCATCCTGCACCCCGGCGAGTTCGTACTGGCCTCCACCTACGAGTGCGTCACGCTGCCCGACGACATCGCGGCGCGGCTGGAGGGCAAGTCCAGTCTCGGCCGGCTCGGCCTGCTCACCCACTCCACCGCCGGGTTCATCGACCCCGGCTTCACCGGGCACGTCACCCTCGAGCTGTCCAATGTGGCCACGCTGCCGATCAAGCTGTGGCCGGGTATGAAGATCGGCCAGCTGTGCTTCTTCCAGCTGTCCTCACCGAGCGAGCACCCGTACGGCTCGGCCAAGCACGGCTCCCGCTACCAGGGTCAGCGCGGCCCCACCGCGTCCCGGTCTTTCCAGAACTTCCACCGCACCGAGGTATGA
- a CDS encoding mismatch-specific DNA-glycosylase has translation MGFTRAQLESFRGTRLPDLLGPSTKLLFVGINPGLLTAAVQAHFARPGNRFYPALYRAGISDRLIAAGTGYRPEDLAHLQDRGVGITNIVPVATARADELSREELVAGERALLRRVHRIRPVVVAVLGVTAYRVAFDRPRALSGRQPEDLGGAQLWVAPNPSGLNAHARLADLAAAYRQIAVAAGIDVYPPPS, from the coding sequence GTGGGGTTCACCCGGGCGCAGCTGGAGTCATTCCGCGGCACGCGGTTGCCGGACCTGCTCGGGCCGTCGACGAAGCTGCTGTTCGTCGGGATCAACCCGGGGCTGCTGACCGCGGCGGTGCAGGCGCACTTCGCCCGGCCGGGCAATCGGTTCTATCCGGCGCTGTACCGGGCCGGCATCAGCGACCGGCTGATCGCGGCGGGCACCGGGTATCGGCCGGAGGACCTGGCGCACCTGCAGGACCGCGGGGTGGGGATCACCAACATCGTGCCGGTGGCCACCGCGCGGGCCGACGAGTTGAGCCGCGAGGAGTTGGTGGCCGGCGAGCGGGCGCTGCTGCGCCGGGTGCACCGGATCCGCCCGGTGGTGGTGGCGGTGCTCGGGGTGACGGCGTACCGCGTGGCGTTCGACCGGCCGCGGGCCCTCTCCGGCCGGCAGCCGGAGGACCTGGGTGGGGCGCAATTGTGGGTCGCGCCCAATCCCAGTGGGTTGAACGCGCACGCGCGGTTGGCGGATCTGGCCGCGGCGTACCGGCAGATCGCGGTGGCGGCGGGCATCGACGTCTACCCGCCGCCGTCGTGA
- a CDS encoding response regulator transcription factor: MSAPSASSVATGQRPALRLVLVDDHEMVLHGLTAMLAHFSDQVVIAGTATTYDDALAVVADTQPDVVLCDVRLGRASGIDLCQAITTRHPNICVVLLTVYDDEHYLFQALRVGASGYILKRVDATELVGHLRRARDGETVVDPALAGRVALSAARISAGEFWPGAHLGLTQRESEVLALLVAGHSNKAIAGTLVISEDTVKTHLRGLYRKLEVADRAGAVSVALREGVFR, translated from the coding sequence ATGTCCGCGCCGAGCGCATCGTCGGTTGCCACCGGGCAGCGCCCGGCGCTGCGACTGGTGCTCGTCGACGACCACGAAATGGTGCTGCACGGCCTGACGGCGATGCTGGCCCACTTCTCCGACCAGGTGGTGATCGCGGGCACCGCCACCACCTACGACGACGCGCTGGCCGTGGTCGCGGACACCCAGCCCGATGTCGTGCTCTGCGACGTCCGGCTGGGGCGGGCGAGCGGGATCGACCTGTGCCAGGCGATCACCACCCGCCATCCGAACATCTGTGTCGTGCTACTGACCGTCTACGACGACGAGCACTACCTGTTCCAAGCGCTACGGGTCGGCGCGTCCGGCTACATCCTCAAGCGGGTGGACGCCACCGAACTGGTCGGTCATCTGCGGCGCGCCCGGGACGGGGAGACCGTCGTGGATCCGGCGTTGGCCGGGCGGGTGGCGCTGTCCGCGGCGCGCATCTCCGCCGGGGAGTTCTGGCCAGGTGCGCACCTGGGCCTGACCCAACGCGAATCGGAGGTGCTTGCCCTGCTCGTGGCCGGCCACTCGAACAAGGCGATCGCGGGCACGCTGGTGATCAGCGAGGACACCGTCAAGACGCACTTGCGCGGTCTGTATCGCAAGCTCGAGGTGGCCGACCGGGCGGGTGCCGTCTCGGTCGCACTGCGCGAGGGTGTCTTTCGTTGA
- a CDS encoding YdiU family protein has protein sequence MSVATGVQFEFDNSFVRDLPGLFTPWQPQAVPEPALIVLNEPLARELGLDPAALAAPDGVQILAGNTVPDGAASVAQAYAGHQFGGYSPRLGDGRAFLLGEILDTNGNRRDLHLKGSGRTIYSRGADGRAALGPMLREYIIGEGMHALGIPTTRALSVVFSGEHIARDTGLVPGAVLVRVAASHLRVGSFQYARAAEDDTLLRRLALHAIIRHHPAATADPNPYAALLRGVIEVQAALVAQWMGVGFVHGVMNTDNVTISGETIDYGPCAFLDGFDPAAVFSSIDSGGRYAYQNQPAITLWNLTRFAEALLPLLAEDGADIEIAKAELERFAGLFEERWLRLMLGKIGLPADGGDMALVQGLLGTLAGQRADWTGSFRALADVLRGEDPDASFFHPDPVRAWVADWRVALDGAGIVPEAAAAAMDRINPLYIPRNHLVEAALSAAESDDLTPLHDLIDAITHPYDRRPGLDAYAQPAPDNFGPYRTFCGT, from the coding sequence ATGAGTGTCGCGACGGGCGTGCAGTTCGAGTTCGACAACTCCTTCGTGCGTGACCTGCCGGGATTGTTCACCCCCTGGCAGCCGCAGGCAGTGCCCGAGCCCGCCCTGATCGTGCTCAACGAGCCGCTGGCCCGCGAACTCGGCCTCGACCCCGCGGCGCTGGCCGCACCCGACGGCGTGCAGATCCTGGCCGGCAACACGGTGCCGGACGGCGCGGCGAGCGTCGCGCAGGCCTACGCCGGACACCAGTTCGGCGGCTACTCCCCGCGGCTGGGCGACGGGCGGGCCTTTTTGCTCGGCGAGATTCTCGACACCAACGGCAACCGCCGTGACCTGCACCTGAAGGGCAGCGGACGCACCATCTACTCCCGCGGCGCCGACGGCCGCGCCGCGCTCGGCCCGATGCTGCGCGAATACATCATCGGCGAGGGCATGCACGCCCTGGGCATCCCGACCACCCGCGCGCTGTCTGTGGTCTTCAGCGGCGAGCACATCGCCAGAGACACCGGCCTGGTGCCCGGCGCCGTCCTGGTCCGGGTCGCGGCCAGCCACCTGCGCGTGGGCAGCTTCCAGTACGCCCGCGCCGCCGAGGATGACACCCTGCTGCGTCGTCTCGCGCTGCACGCCATCATCCGCCACCACCCCGCTGCCACCGCCGACCCGAATCCCTACGCCGCGCTGCTGCGCGGCGTCATCGAGGTGCAGGCCGCGCTGGTCGCGCAGTGGATGGGCGTCGGCTTCGTACACGGGGTGATGAACACCGACAACGTGACGATCTCCGGCGAGACCATCGACTACGGGCCCTGCGCGTTCCTCGACGGCTTCGATCCCGCCGCGGTGTTCTCCTCGATCGATTCCGGCGGCCGCTACGCCTACCAGAACCAGCCCGCGATCACCCTGTGGAACCTGACCCGGTTCGCCGAAGCGCTGCTGCCACTGCTCGCCGAGGACGGGGCGGACATTGAGATCGCCAAGGCCGAACTGGAGCGCTTCGCCGGGCTTTTCGAGGAGCGTTGGCTCCGCCTCATGCTGGGCAAGATCGGCCTGCCGGCGGACGGCGGTGACATGGCGCTGGTGCAGGGCCTGCTCGGCACGCTCGCCGGACAGCGCGCGGATTGGACCGGCTCGTTCCGCGCCCTGGCCGACGTGCTGCGTGGGGAGGACCCCGACGCGTCGTTCTTCCACCCCGACCCGGTGCGCGCCTGGGTGGCCGACTGGCGCGTCGCGTTGGACGGCGCCGGGATCGTGCCCGAGGCCGCAGCCGCCGCGATGGACCGGATCAACCCGCTCTACATCCCGCGCAACCACCTCGTCGAGGCCGCGCTGAGCGCCGCCGAGTCCGACGACCTCACCCCACTGCACGACCTCATCGACGCCATCACCCACCCCTACGACCGCCGTCCCGGCCTGGACGCCTATGCCCAGCCGGCCCCCGACAACTTCGGCCCCTACCGCACCTTCTGCGGCACCTGA
- a CDS encoding (Fe-S)-binding protein, with product MTATRIIIGLGMTLAVLPIAGRRSLWLYRLAMTGQPAPDRLTNIERPKIGAAIKRQIVEVFGQRKLLKWSIPGAAHFVVFWAFVILATVYLEAYGSLFKEAFHIPLVGHWDVLGFAQDTIALLALLGIIVFSIIRWKDSPARLDRESRFKGSHTGGAWLILFMIFNVIWTMFFFRGASYANGNFPYGKGAYASHAASKIFDHASGDTLDVLETIGLMAHIGVMLSFLVIVVYSKHMHIFIAPLNVAFARKPDGLGPLLPMQSAGKELDFEEADPDVDIFGRGKIEDFTWKGFLDFATCTECGRCQSQCPAWNTGKPLSPKMLILDLRDHAFAKAPWLLTPEEQRDSLPDAVKAEAERPLVAPLSEGGVIDPDVLWSCTNCGACVEQCPVDIEHIDHIVDMRRYQTMIESSFPAEAGGMLRNLEKAGNPWGMPARMRTEWTKDLGFDVPVLGEDVEDASELDYLFWVGCAGALDDKAQKTTKAVAELLNIAGVKYAILGQAETCTGDPARRMGNEFVFQMLAQQNVETLNEAKVTKIVATCPHCFNTMGREYEQLGGNYEVVHHTQLLNDLVAAGKLVPQQQVTSTATYHDPCFLGRHNKVYSPPRELIAKVGGLQYKEMERSKERSFCCGAGGARMWMEETIGQRINDNRTEEALALSPDAIITGCPFCKTMISDSVAGKQSSGAAPAHVEVIDVAQLMVRAMKPVRVGMAADGPSETDTAEPAVVEPTGATDDDPGAGTDG from the coding sequence ATGACGGCGACCCGCATCATCATCGGCCTGGGTATGACCCTGGCCGTACTCCCGATTGCCGGGCGGCGGTCGCTGTGGCTGTACCGGCTGGCGATGACCGGGCAGCCGGCCCCGGACCGGTTGACCAACATCGAGCGGCCGAAGATCGGTGCGGCGATCAAGCGTCAGATCGTCGAGGTGTTCGGGCAGCGCAAGCTGCTGAAGTGGTCGATCCCCGGTGCCGCGCACTTCGTCGTGTTCTGGGCGTTCGTGATCCTGGCGACGGTGTACCTGGAGGCCTACGGCTCCCTGTTCAAGGAGGCCTTCCACATCCCGCTCGTCGGGCACTGGGACGTCCTGGGCTTTGCGCAGGACACCATCGCGCTGCTCGCGCTGCTCGGCATCATCGTGTTCTCGATAATCCGGTGGAAGGACTCCCCGGCGCGGCTGGACCGCGAGTCCCGGTTCAAGGGCTCGCACACCGGCGGCGCCTGGCTGATCCTGTTCATGATCTTCAACGTCATCTGGACGATGTTCTTCTTCCGCGGCGCGTCCTACGCCAACGGCAATTTCCCTTACGGCAAGGGCGCCTATGCCTCACATGCGGCGAGCAAGATCTTCGACCACGCGAGCGGCGACACACTCGACGTCCTCGAGACCATCGGCCTGATGGCGCACATCGGGGTGATGCTGAGCTTCCTGGTGATCGTCGTCTACTCCAAGCACATGCACATCTTCATCGCGCCGCTGAACGTGGCGTTCGCGCGCAAGCCCGACGGCCTGGGGCCGCTGCTGCCGATGCAGTCCGCGGGCAAGGAACTGGACTTCGAGGAGGCCGACCCGGACGTCGACATCTTCGGTCGGGGGAAGATCGAGGACTTCACCTGGAAAGGATTCCTCGATTTCGCGACGTGTACCGAGTGCGGGCGGTGCCAGTCGCAGTGCCCGGCGTGGAACACCGGCAAGCCGCTGTCGCCGAAGATGCTCATCCTCGATCTGCGCGACCACGCGTTCGCCAAGGCGCCGTGGTTGTTGACCCCGGAGGAACAACGCGACTCGCTGCCGGACGCGGTGAAGGCCGAGGCGGAGCGGCCGCTGGTGGCCCCGCTGTCCGAGGGCGGGGTGATCGACCCGGACGTCCTGTGGTCGTGCACCAACTGCGGTGCCTGCGTGGAGCAGTGCCCGGTGGACATCGAGCACATCGACCACATCGTCGACATGCGCCGCTACCAGACGATGATCGAGTCCTCGTTCCCGGCCGAGGCCGGCGGGATGTTGAGGAACCTGGAGAAGGCCGGCAACCCGTGGGGCATGCCCGCGCGGATGCGCACCGAGTGGACCAAGGACCTCGGGTTCGACGTCCCGGTGCTCGGTGAGGACGTCGAGGACGCCTCCGAGCTGGACTACCTGTTCTGGGTCGGCTGCGCCGGAGCGTTGGACGACAAGGCGCAGAAGACCACCAAGGCCGTCGCCGAGCTGCTGAATATTGCCGGGGTGAAGTACGCGATCCTCGGGCAGGCCGAGACGTGCACCGGTGACCCGGCGCGGCGAATGGGCAACGAGTTCGTGTTCCAGATGCTCGCCCAGCAGAACGTGGAGACGCTGAACGAGGCCAAGGTCACCAAGATCGTGGCGACCTGCCCGCATTGCTTCAACACCATGGGCCGGGAGTACGAGCAGCTCGGCGGCAACTACGAGGTCGTGCACCACACCCAACTGCTCAACGACCTCGTTGCCGCGGGCAAGTTGGTGCCGCAGCAGCAGGTCACGTCGACCGCGACCTACCACGACCCGTGCTTCCTCGGTCGGCACAACAAGGTCTACTCCCCGCCGCGCGAGCTGATCGCGAAGGTCGGCGGGCTGCAGTACAAGGAGATGGAACGGTCGAAGGAGCGCTCCTTCTGCTGCGGCGCGGGCGGCGCGCGCATGTGGATGGAGGAGACCATCGGGCAGCGGATCAACGACAACCGCACCGAGGAGGCGCTGGCCCTGTCGCCGGACGCGATCATCACCGGTTGCCCGTTCTGCAAGACGATGATCTCCGACTCGGTGGCCGGCAAGCAGTCGTCGGGGGCCGCGCCCGCACACGTCGAGGTCATCGATGTGGCGCAGCTGATGGTGCGGGCGATGAAGCCGGTTAGGGTGGGCATGGCGGCTGACGGGCCGTCAGAGACTGATACCGCCGAACCCGCCGTCGTGGAGCCGACGGGTGCCACCGACGACGACCCGGGTGCGGGCACCGACGGGTGA
- a CDS encoding class I fructose-bisphosphate aldolase, whose protein sequence is MPDIVTTARRLVRPGRGILAADESIATMSARLDAVGVPASEATRRDYRALLLTTRQLSSWVSGMILCDETLRQTLPDGTPFVVAARDLDIQLGVKVDTGAVPLPFTAGGRITEGLDGLARRLAEYRELGATFAKWRAVLEATGSSTRTIRANAHALARYAALCQEHEIVPIVEPEILMDGRHEIEICQVLTHAVLGELFEQLDVMGVDPAGIVLKPNMVVPGTGCHQRSCGPEDVARRTLKVLEAQVPAGVPGVAFLSGGQSNARACANLAAINELAGPAVPWALTFSFGRALVGDALRTWRGDPAAVAAAQQRLAENCARAAAACVRSGLVEMAMAGNDHREERFGREESPLFNSRTLFRGR, encoded by the coding sequence GTGCCCGACATCGTGACGACCGCGCGCCGCCTGGTGCGACCCGGCCGCGGCATCCTCGCCGCAGACGAGAGCATCGCCACGATGTCCGCCCGGCTGGACGCCGTCGGAGTGCCGGCATCGGAGGCCACCCGAAGGGATTACCGCGCGCTCCTACTGACGACCCGTCAGCTGTCCAGCTGGGTTTCGGGCATGATTTTGTGCGACGAGACGCTTCGGCAGACCCTGCCCGACGGCACCCCGTTCGTGGTGGCCGCGCGCGACCTCGACATCCAGCTGGGCGTCAAGGTCGACACCGGAGCGGTGCCGCTGCCGTTCACCGCCGGCGGCCGGATAACCGAGGGCCTCGACGGCCTGGCCCGTCGGTTGGCGGAGTATCGCGAGCTCGGTGCGACCTTCGCGAAGTGGCGCGCCGTGCTCGAGGCAACGGGCAGCAGCACCCGCACGATCAGAGCCAACGCGCACGCACTGGCGCGCTACGCGGCGCTGTGCCAGGAACACGAGATCGTGCCCATCGTGGAGCCGGAGATTCTCATGGACGGCCGCCACGAGATCGAAATCTGTCAGGTTCTGACGCACGCGGTACTTGGAGAGCTGTTCGAGCAATTGGACGTCATGGGTGTCGACCCGGCCGGCATCGTGCTCAAGCCGAACATGGTCGTTCCCGGTACGGGTTGCCACCAGCGCAGCTGTGGACCGGAGGACGTGGCCCGACGCACGCTCAAGGTGCTCGAGGCGCAGGTGCCCGCGGGCGTGCCCGGCGTCGCGTTCCTCTCCGGCGGCCAATCGAACGCACGCGCCTGCGCCAATCTTGCGGCGATCAATGAATTGGCGGGCCCGGCGGTGCCGTGGGCTCTGACCTTCTCCTTCGGTCGGGCGCTGGTCGGCGACGCGCTGCGCACCTGGCGGGGTGATCCAGCTGCGGTGGCCGCGGCGCAGCAGCGGCTGGCCGAGAACTGCGCGCGCGCCGCAGCGGCGTGCGTCCGCTCCGGGTTGGTCGAGATGGCAATGGCGGGGAACGACCACCGCGAGGAGCGGTTCGGCCGTGAGGAATCGCCGTTGTTCAACAGTCGCACCCTGTTCCGGGGGCGGTGA
- a CDS encoding phosphoribulokinase yields the protein MSPRHPVMAITGSSGAGTSSVTRTVQHIFRREGIDAALVEGDAFHRYDRAAMKGAMAEAEEVGNRHFCHFGPEANLLPELQTLFRGYGETGTGLVRRYLHDDADAASFGQPPGTFTAWADIPAGTDLLFYEGLHAGVVTDEVDIARYVDLLIGVVPIINLEWIQKLHRDRTARGYSSEAVVDTILRRMPDYINYICPQFSRTHVNFQRVPTVDTSNPFIARHIPTADESFLVIRFREPRGIDFPYLLSMLHDSFMSRPNVIVAPGGKMELAMQLILTPMILRLVEHRHRLAA from the coding sequence ATGTCGCCGCGGCACCCGGTAATGGCCATCACCGGATCCTCGGGCGCGGGGACCAGTTCGGTCACCCGCACGGTGCAACACATCTTCCGCCGCGAGGGCATCGATGCAGCGCTGGTCGAGGGCGATGCCTTCCATCGCTACGACCGCGCCGCGATGAAGGGCGCCATGGCCGAGGCGGAGGAGGTCGGCAACCGTCATTTCTGCCACTTCGGCCCGGAGGCCAATTTGCTCCCGGAACTCCAGACGTTGTTCCGGGGCTACGGCGAGACCGGCACCGGACTGGTCCGACGCTATCTGCACGACGACGCCGACGCCGCGTCGTTCGGCCAACCGCCCGGTACGTTCACCGCCTGGGCGGACATCCCCGCGGGCACCGACCTGCTCTTCTACGAGGGCCTGCACGCCGGCGTGGTCACCGACGAGGTCGACATCGCCCGCTACGTCGACCTGCTGATCGGCGTGGTGCCCATCATCAACCTGGAGTGGATTCAGAAGCTGCACCGGGACCGCACCGCCCGCGGATATTCCAGTGAGGCGGTGGTCGACACGATCCTGCGGCGCATGCCGGACTACATCAACTACATCTGTCCGCAGTTCTCCCGCACCCACGTCAACTTCCAGCGGGTGCCCACGGTGGACACCTCGAATCCATTCATCGCCCGGCACATCCCCACGGCCGACGAGAGCTTCCTGGTGATCCGGTTCCGCGAGCCCCGCGGCATCGACTTTCCCTACCTGCTGTCGATGTTGCACGACTCCTTCATGTCCCGGCCGAACGTGATCGTCGCGCCCGGCGGAAAGATGGAGCTCGCGATGCAGCTGATCCTCACCCCGATGATCCTGCGCCTGGTGGAGCACCGCCATCGATTGGCTGCCTGA
- a CDS encoding molybdopterin-dependent oxidoreductase: MPRFVPLALTAALLCAGGVAVAQTSANASADAHGGAARVTGQVRHPLTLTRADLAKYKQHTVKVTYLGGMPAEVLRHHTFSGPLLLDVLSKAGPRFSAGKNDALGWGILVTGSNNYRALIAWGEIMPELAKTQIVLAISEDGKPLTTPRLAVPGDKGGGRYVDDVETIRVTGP; this comes from the coding sequence GTGCCCAGATTCGTTCCGCTCGCCCTGACCGCCGCATTGCTGTGTGCTGGCGGCGTCGCCGTCGCCCAGACCAGCGCGAATGCGTCCGCGGACGCGCACGGGGGCGCCGCCCGGGTCACCGGGCAGGTCCGCCACCCGTTGACGCTGACGCGGGCCGACCTCGCCAAATACAAGCAGCACACGGTGAAGGTCACCTACCTGGGCGGCATGCCCGCCGAGGTGCTCCGGCACCACACGTTCAGCGGCCCCCTGTTGCTCGACGTCCTGTCCAAGGCCGGGCCCAGGTTCAGCGCCGGAAAGAACGACGCGTTGGGCTGGGGGATCCTGGTAACCGGTTCCAACAACTACCGGGCGTTGATCGCCTGGGGCGAGATCATGCCCGAGTTGGCGAAGACACAGATCGTGCTGGCCATCAGTGAGGACGGCAAGCCGTTGACGACGCCCCGACTGGCGGTGCCGGGGGACAAGGGCGGCGGCCGGTACGTCGACGATGTCGAGACGATTCGGGTCACCGGACCCTGA